In Leptolyngbya sp. NIES-2104, the genomic window TCCCCTAGCGCCGCGAGGAAGTCACCGATACTGTCACCCGGAATGCCGTTAATCTGACAAAACGCGACCAGTTCCACCACGAGCTTGACGCAAAGATCAAGGCTTTGGAGTTTCTCCGGTTTTGGAGTGAGATTGCTCAGGAATCCGAGAAACGAGATGTCTTGTCCAACTTTGTTGGCAAGAGCCGCCGTTCCAAGGGCACTGGCAGCATTATCCACAGTTTGATAAAGCCACATGGCACGCTGATAGCCCTGGGATTCGTCGTTGTAGAGGTAGACGGCGCGTTCTCCGATCGCTTGAATCAAGCTTTCATCGGTTTCGCCCGTAACGGCACGAACCGTGTTCGTAAATCCGGTAAGATTTTGCCATTGTCCAGGAACGATAAAGTCAAGCGTGTGGAGTGCTTTGACGGTCGTGCCCCCGGTTGGAAGTTCGTCTACCAGTTCAAAAATGGGTTTACTCATGAAAAATCCTTTTGATTGATATAGTTCGGAATTGGCTCAGATTAGCTAGGGTTTTTGAATTTAGAGGCTTCAAGCTTGTTGTCCAGGCAATCGTCGATCACAAGATCAAAACCGTCGTCGATCGCAACATCAAAACTGTCGTCGATCGCAATGTCCCGCCGCGGAATGGAATTCGGGGCTAGTCGAACGAAGTTCACTAAAGGGGACTAAAAGCCCAGTTGCGCGTTTTCAGTCCGTTTCAACGGACTTCGCACTGTCAGCCCCGAATTCATTCCGGGGCGGGTGAGCGCAATGAACAAACACCTTAAATTCACGTTAGCCCTTAAGCTGTGACAGTCCCCTGAGATCAAATTTAGAAAGCCATTGCTCCCGGTCTTCTTTGGTAAAGGATGGATCGCGGGACAGCACTTTCACTTGATATTTCCCGACCAAAACGCCCGTCTGAGTATTGCCCATCGTCATCGCCGGGAAGCCGTTGATTTTCTCAGTTGTGTTCTGATACTTCGCTGCTGCCGCAGGCAAGCTAGACGTATCGTTAATCGAGAGCATCGCCAGTTCTTTTCCGTCTCGCTTCAATTTCGCTTCAGCAAATCCTTTCTTCTCTTGAGAAAAGACCCGCTCATATCCAGAGCCAGGTTTGGGGAAGTACTTGTTAAACTGGCTGCCCTGCGTCGCATCTTTGGCAACGGCAACCACTCCGGGCTTATTACTTTCTTTCTGCGCGTCGGCAAAACGCGACTCTGCTTGCTGCTGACAGCCAGAGATGAAAAGCGCGATCGCTAACATCATCGCAACCGCCGCACGCCGCCAATTCGGTAAAGTCAATGCTTGGTGTCTCATAGGTGTACTAAGAATAAATCTTCTCGATCGAGATGTACGACGATACCTGAGTTGCTGCAACTGACTTAAGTTAGAGATGGCAGTTACCGCTACAAACTTCAGATGTCCCGTTTGCTAATGTAGAGCGATTTTCATCGCATCGATCAACTTTGCAATGAAAAAAGAAAAATTGTGATAAAACGATGATTCAATCCGTCTGACCCATGAATTACAGGTTTAGAACGGCATATCTCGCATTAACCAAAAACCCGCAAACGCCTCTACCTCTGGGCTTTCTTGAATCGCTAGAAAATGCACCTGATTCGATCGCGTTTTTGCCTCTTCAAACTGTTGTGTTTCTGGAATTGCTTTTTTATCGAGCGTCGTGAGAAACCATCGATCGTTGACTCCTGTTTCTAGCAGCAATCGATTCGGTAACGCCAGATCATACTTCACCGCAGCAATCTCTAATCCTGACATCCAAGCCGCCATTGCGGTCGCCCGCTTTGAGAAGATGATTAACCCTGGAACAGGCGCATCGGGTTCAAGCTCGGTCAAACTTAACGGGAACGCTTCCCCGAAGTCGATCGACCATTCGCCCATTTCCTGAAGTGCCTCTAGCGGCAAAGTCGCAAACGTCCATTTTTGCCCCTCTAACGCTTCGGGTAGAACTTGCGGCGGCAACACTGGAAAGACGACCGAAGGATTGAGCGAAGGCTGATATCCCGGTTCTTGCGGGTACACATTTTGGGCGCGGTCTTGTAGCCAAGCACTGAGCGCAAAGGTTCGACGACTGAGGACAGCAGGCACGTCTAAACCTTTGCAAGCGGTCGTAATCATGTTGTTCATTGCCTGGCGAAAGAAGCGAATCTTATCGGGCGGATTCGGAGCCTCAGAAATCGCGGACTCGATCGCATCTTTTAACCAGCCTGAATTGACTTCAGTACTCGGACAATATTTAGAAAATCGAAATAATGTTTCTGGCTGAACCTCTACAGTCGTTGGACTTTCGCAAATCACGACTTCCCAAATCTTTTTATTTTGCTCATCTAGAATCGGACGCGAATAATAATCGAGTTCCCAAATCGTTGCCATATCTTAGAACGGTTGCATCACTTTCATTATCCGATCGAAGCTGACCGTTCTCGATCGCGCAATTCTGGATGTTGAAGCGTTTGTTGATAGCGATCGAACTGTTTGACAATTAACCGCTGCACCGCAATAATCGCCGGATTCACTTCAACGTATCGCCGCTGTGGATTCTTCAGATAGTTTTCTTGCTCACTTTCGATCATTTCAATGTCTTGATGCAGGAACGGCAAGAAAAGTAAATGTAAGACGAGAGGCTGCAAAGGGCGGCGCAGCGAATTGAGTAACCAAACCGGAATCGGAAGTCGCAAGAATAACATTGCAAACGATCGACTTTCCGTTTCAGAGATGGGCAATCGCATCAAATACAGTGCTGATATCCCTTCTAGCTTATTGACGTAGTTCGGATATTGATAATCGACTGAGATCGTTTTTGTCGTCATCCCGCCCGATTCACTCAGTCCGAGGAACTTCGTCAAAATGCCTTTGTAAGACACTCGATATTCTGCAGCGACTGAATCTTCTGTTTCTCGCAGTTTGATCAAAACTGGATCAAACCAACCTTGAAGATTTTGATGCAAATAGCCGTGAAACACATCCATTGTGTTTTCATTGCAAATCGAGAAATGAGCTTTGAACTCCGCCCCGATCGGAACCATAAAACAGCGTGGATCATCGTATTCGGGAATGTCAGGAATTGAATTCACCTCAGCAAAATTGCGATCGCCAGGAAATAGCCAGATCAATCCATACTTCTCCTGAACCGGATAGCTCCGCAGTTTGGCACAAGGAAGTTTCTGTCCTTCACTCCAGTAAGGAATTCCCACACAGTCTCCTTGTCCGTTGAATTCCCAGCCGTGATAACCACAGACGATCGCATCTCCTTGAACTTTGCCCTTATCCATCGCGACACCCTTATGGGGGCAAACATTTTCGACAGCTTGAATTTGATTTTTAGAATCGCGATAGAGAGCAATGGATTGATGCCAGATGCGAATCGGCAGAATTTTTTGGGGTTTTAGATCGTGCGCCCAAGAAACGGCATACCAGTGATTGGGATTGATTCCAACTTCGCGCACTCGATTTTGAATCGTTTGACCTTGTAGAGTAGTCGCCAATTCGAGCATCACTATGATTCATCCTTGTGGAATACGTGTGACTCATACTAGCAACAAAAAAAAGGGTGCAAAGCCCCCCTTTAGAAAACGATTAGATTTTCAGCACATCACGTCGGAGTAGATTGCAATTCAGGGCGCTCTTCGGGAACGATCGCGCCTTCGACCGGACACACTTGCAGACAAATGCCGCAATCGATACAGGTCGAAAAATCAATCCAGTACCAATCCGTTCCTTTGGTGTTTTTTCCAGGACCTTCGTGAATGCAGGCGACCGGACAGGCATCCACGCAGTCCGCGACTCCTTCACAGGTATTCGTAACGATCGTATGAGACACAGTGTTCTTCTCTCTGAGCAATTCGACAGTCGGACTTCTTCATTTTAGTTCACAATGAAACCCTACCCCGCCAATCAGCGAAGTAGGGTGAGGAATTACAATCGATCGAGAATTAGCCTTTGGTCAAGTCGTTCACGGCATCCTTCACGCCATCCACAACGTTCTTGATCGGGTTGTCGCTAGTTTTCGCCATTGCCGGACTTGCTGCCGTGCCATGTAGACGCGGATCAGGCTGCGGCAGATTCGGAAGGGGACCAATCGCTTCAGGATTCGCGATGTACTCGAACTCGCCTTTACCGTCCATCGAAGGTCCTTTTGCCCAACGACCTTCAGCGCTGTCCTCGCCTTCAGAGTTGTTCCAGAATTGGTAAGCGTACTCTTTCTTACCGTATTCGTAGGCAATCTTCGGCGTAACGGTTTCTTCAAATCCGTCATCCTTGAGTTGTTCGATCGCGGCTAACCACTGATTTTGGTGCATCGTATCACGAGCAATCATAAAGCTTAGGTGATCTCTCACACCGGGATCATCGGTCATTTCATAAGCGCGAACTGCCTGGATCAAACCTTGAGATTCCGCGTGCAGGTTAGAACGGAAGTCTGCCAGCAAGTTACCGCTTGCCACGATAAAGCGACCGTTCCAAGGAAATCCGACGCTATCCGCAGGCATTGCACCGCCACCCGATACGATTTCGTGCTGCGGGTTCATCGCAGCGAAAATCACGTCTCTAGGATTGGTTCCACCCATGACCGCACCGACCACCGGATCTTCTGCACCTTTTTCCTGCATTTGAACAGGTGCTTTGTCCAGAAGATGGGCGACCATCGTTGCCAACATTTCAACGTGACCGATTTCTTCAGTCCCAATGTCGAGCAGCATATCGCGATATTTTGCCGGACCGCGACAGTTCCAGCCTTGGAATAAGTACTGCATCATCACGGTCATTTCGCCCATCGAGCCGCCGATTAATTCTTGCAGTCGTTTTGCAAAAATTGGATCGGGCTTAGTTGGAGGAGTAAAGTACTGTAAACGCTTCTTGTGTAAAAACATGAGATTCCTTCAAAAAAGAGTGTTCAAAATGCTCGGTGTAGAGCAATTCAATTCATCCCGAACCTCTCCTTTGTAGCGACCCAAACTATTAGTTGAATCATCCTATAGTTGAACCCTCAAGGCATAGATTCCTGAGCGTTTTTCCATCGCTCAATTAATTTATATCCGGTAATGATCAAGCTAATTCCAAATGCTAGAAATGCCAGATCCCAAAGCATATAATGAGCACCAGAATGAACGTGATGAATGCCCAAAATTTCGTGATCAATAATGCCTTCAAAAGTATTAAATAATCCTGCCCCAAGGATGATTAAACCCAGAAAAGGTTGAGTTGCTTTGGGTAACTCATCGGCAAGATGCGATCGCC contains:
- a CDS encoding Tab2/Atab2 family RNA-binding protein, which codes for MATIWELDYYSRPILDEQNKKIWEVVICESPTTVEVQPETLFRFSKYCPSTEVNSGWLKDAIESAISEAPNPPDKIRFFRQAMNNMITTACKGLDVPAVLSRRTFALSAWLQDRAQNVYPQEPGYQPSLNPSVVFPVLPPQVLPEALEGQKWTFATLPLEALQEMGEWSIDFGEAFPLSLTELEPDAPVPGLIIFSKRATAMAAWMSGLEIAAVKYDLALPNRLLLETGVNDRWFLTTLDKKAIPETQQFEEAKTRSNQVHFLAIQESPEVEAFAGFWLMRDMPF
- a CDS encoding aromatic ring-hydroxylating dioxygenase subunit alpha, encoding MLELATTLQGQTIQNRVREVGINPNHWYAVSWAHDLKPQKILPIRIWHQSIALYRDSKNQIQAVENVCPHKGVAMDKGKVQGDAIVCGYHGWEFNGQGDCVGIPYWSEGQKLPCAKLRSYPVQEKYGLIWLFPGDRNFAEVNSIPDIPEYDDPRCFMVPIGAEFKAHFSICNENTMDVFHGYLHQNLQGWFDPVLIKLRETEDSVAAEYRVSYKGILTKFLGLSESGGMTTKTISVDYQYPNYVNKLEGISALYLMRLPISETESRSFAMLFLRLPIPVWLLNSLRRPLQPLVLHLLFLPFLHQDIEMIESEQENYLKNPQRRYVEVNPAIIAVQRLIVKQFDRYQQTLQHPELRDRERSASIG
- a CDS encoding ferredoxin family protein, encoding MSHTIVTNTCEGVADCVDACPVACIHEGPGKNTKGTDWYWIDFSTCIDCGICLQVCPVEGAIVPEERPELQSTPT
- a CDS encoding manganese catalase family protein produces the protein MFLHKKRLQYFTPPTKPDPIFAKRLQELIGGSMGEMTVMMQYLFQGWNCRGPAKYRDMLLDIGTEEIGHVEMLATMVAHLLDKAPVQMQEKGAEDPVVGAVMGGTNPRDVIFAAMNPQHEIVSGGGAMPADSVGFPWNGRFIVASGNLLADFRSNLHAESQGLIQAVRAYEMTDDPGVRDHLSFMIARDTMHQNQWLAAIEQLKDDGFEETVTPKIAYEYGKKEYAYQFWNNSEGEDSAEGRWAKGPSMDGKGEFEYIANPEAIGPLPNLPQPDPRLHGTAASPAMAKTSDNPIKNVVDGVKDAVNDLTKG